From the genome of Candidatus Poribacteria bacterium, one region includes:
- a CDS encoding arylsulfatase, with product MDRRRFLYTLGVGTAGVMALGGSAVFGKYPNLGGRKPNIIFILADDLGYGDLGCYGQRLIETPNIDALAAEGIRFTQCYAGSTVCAPSRCALMTGFHMGHARVRGNKLIPLRPRDVTVAEILKGAGYTTAIIGKWGLGEPGTTGVPNLKGFDEWFGYLNQRRAHNYYPEYLWRNMEKYWIKENMNGKKGVYSHDLFTEEALKFIRRNRGNPFFLYLAYTIPHANNELGRKTGNGMEVPSDEPYSDRSWPQVEKNFAAMVTRMDRDVGRIVSLLKELGIDGETVIFFSSDNGPHREGGHDPKFFKSSGPLRGIKRDLYEGGIRVPMIVRWPGKIKPGSVSDQVWAFWDFLPTAAEIAGVESPRGIDGISMLPALLGKEQGDHEYLYWEFYERGFDQAVRMGDWKGVRHLDRKIELYNLSEDIGERRNIAADHLDIVNEISKIMREAHLDSPNFPIPRRR from the coding sequence CGGAAAGTATCCGAACCTCGGCGGTCGTAAGCCGAACATAATCTTCATACTGGCGGACGATCTGGGATATGGAGATCTGGGATGTTACGGCCAAAGGCTTATCGAAACTCCCAATATAGATGCTCTGGCGGCAGAGGGGATCAGGTTCACCCAATGCTATGCCGGAAGCACGGTATGTGCCCCCTCACGTTGCGCCCTTATGACGGGATTCCACATGGGACATGCCCGCGTTCGAGGCAACAAACTCATCCCGCTCCGTCCTCGGGACGTCACGGTCGCCGAAATACTTAAAGGCGCAGGCTATACCACGGCGATCATCGGGAAATGGGGTCTCGGCGAGCCGGGAACCACCGGGGTGCCAAATCTGAAAGGGTTTGACGAGTGGTTCGGCTATCTCAATCAGAGACGGGCACATAACTATTACCCGGAGTATCTTTGGAGAAACATGGAGAAATACTGGATCAAGGAGAACATGAACGGAAAGAAGGGGGTATACTCCCATGATCTATTCACCGAGGAGGCACTGAAATTCATCAGACGCAACAGGGGTAATCCCTTTTTCCTCTACCTGGCATATACCATTCCGCACGCCAACAACGAGCTGGGGAGGAAAACGGGCAACGGCATGGAGGTGCCATCGGATGAACCCTACTCGGACAGATCATGGCCTCAGGTGGAGAAAAACTTCGCAGCCATGGTTACGAGGATGGACAGGGATGTGGGCAGGATCGTCTCCCTTTTGAAGGAGCTCGGAATCGACGGGGAGACGGTGATCTTCTTCTCCAGCGATAACGGACCACATAGGGAGGGCGGGCATGATCCCAAATTCTTCAAAAGCTCCGGACCGCTGCGAGGGATCAAAAGGGATCTCTATGAGGGCGGCATACGCGTGCCGATGATCGTGCGATGGCCGGGGAAGATAAAGCCGGGGAGCGTGAGCGATCAGGTCTGGGCCTTTTGGGATTTCCTCCCGACAGCGGCGGAGATCGCGGGGGTGGAATCGCCTAGGGGGATAGACGGGATCTCCATGTTGCCGGCCCTGCTCGGTAAGGAACAAGGAGATCATGAATACCTGTATTGGGAGTTTTATGAGAGGGGGTTCGATCAGGCCGTCAGGATGGGCGACTGGAAGGGAGTGCGGCATCTGGATAGGAAGATCGAACTGTATAACCTCAGCGAGGATATAGGTGAAAGAAGGAACATAGCAGCGGATCACCTCGATATCGTGAACGAGATATCGAAGATCATGCGAGAAGCACATCTGGATTCGCCGAACTTCCCTATACCTCGGAGGCGTTAG